A genome region from Coffea arabica cultivar ET-39 chromosome 7e, Coffea Arabica ET-39 HiFi, whole genome shotgun sequence includes the following:
- the LOC113700346 gene encoding thioredoxin-like protein HCF164, chloroplastic, with translation MALVISTPTSIGLHRLPPFPYRAHLPSHFLKPIICPRIKLKNPTYLKIICCQTGPNSTDSSSATTEKLDVQPVPENDGNATEKAASSSDEVKVEVEVGFPEYPTKRVNKRIAVASILAAVGLFLASRLDFGVSLKDLSALALPYEEALSNGKPTVVEFYADWCEVCRELAPDIYKIKQQYKDRINFVMLNVDNTKWEQELDEFGVEGIPHFSFLDNNGNEEGNIVGRLPRQYLLENVDALARGEASIPHARVVGQYSSAGSRKVHQVADPRSHG, from the exons ATGGCGCTCGTGATTTCAACCCCAACCTCCATCGGTCTCCACAGACTCCCGCCATTCCCCTATCGAGCTCACCTACCCTCCCACTTCCTTAAACCCATCATCTGTCCACGAATTAAACTTAAAAATCCCACGTATCTAAAGATTATATGCTGCCAAACCGGCCCTAATTCCACTGATTCTTCCTCTGCCACAACG GAAAAACTGGATGTACAGCCTGTACCTGAAAATGATGGTAATGCTACTGAAAAGGCAGCTTCCTCCTCCGATGAGGTGAAGGTTGAGGTTGAGGTTGGATTTCCAGAGTATCCAACCAAACGTGTTAACAAGCGGATAGCAGTGGCTTCCATTCTTGCAGCAGTTGGACTTTTCTTGGCTTCAAGATTGGATTTTGGCGTTTCATTGAAGGACCTTTCTGCTTTGGCTTTACCTTATGAAGAG GCACTTTCAAATGGGAAGCCCACTGTTGTCGAGTTTTATGCAGATTGGTGTGAAGTATGTCGGGAATTAGCTCCCGACATCTACAAAATTAAGCAGCAGTATAA GGATCGCATAAACTTTGTCATGTTGAATGTTGATAACACAAAGTGGGAACAAGAGCTTGATGAATTTGGCGTTGAGGGCATTCCTCATTTTTCGTTTCTTGATAACAACGGGAATGAGGAGGGTAATATTGTAGGGCGGCTTCCAAGGCAATACCTTCTGGAGAATGTGGATGCCCTTGCTCGCGGTGAAGCATCTATACCTCATGCTCGTGTTGTTGGACAGTATTCAAGTGCTGGATCCAGGAAGGTACATCAAGTGGCAGATCCAAGAAGTCATGGTTAA